The genomic DNA TCTGGCGCGTGGCCTCGACGCCGTCCATCCGCGGCATGCGGATGTCCATCAGCACCACATCGGGCTGCAGCGCCCGCACCTGATCGAGGGCCTGGAGGCCGTCACCGGCCTCACCCACCACCGCAAGGTCTCCCTCGGCCTCCAGAATCATCCGGAAGCCGGTGCGCAGCAGCGGCTGGTCATCGACCAGTAGGACGCGGATTGCCACCAGATCTCCTCAAGGTCCTTCGACGGCCGCGGGCCGGCCGGTCCCGGCCCGGACCGGGCCCATTGTGCCCTGGACACCCTGCCCTGATTCCGCCGCCCGTACGGACAGCGGGTATACCGGGGGAGTCCCGCCGAATTCCGGACAGACCGCTTGGTGGTCGCACCAACCGCAGAGCTTCGTCGGCCGGGGCCGCCACTCGCCCGTCTCCGTGGCCAGCCGGATCGCTTCCCACAGGGCCTGCAGCTTGCGCTCCACCCGCTCCAGATCGGCCACGACCGGGTCGTACGTCATGACGTCGCCGCTGCCCAGATAGACCAGCTGCAGCCGCCGCGGCACCACACCCTTCAGCCGCCAGATCACCAGGGCGTAGAACTTCATCTGGAACAGGGCGCCCTCCGCGTACTCCGGCCGCGGCGCCTTCCCCGTCTTGTAGTCCACGATCCGGACCTCGCCCGTCGGCGCCACATCGATCCGGTCGATCACCCCGCGCAGCCGCAGCCCCGACTCCAGCTCCGTCTCGACGAACAGCTCCCGCTCGGCCGGCTCCAGTCGCGTCGGATCCTCCAGCGAGAACCACCGCTCCACCAGCCGCTCCGCCTCCGCCAGCCAGCGCGAGAGCCGCTCGCCTTCCGCATCGTCGGCGAACAGATCCGACAGCTCCGGCTTCGACTCCAGCAGCCGGTCCCACTGGCCGGGGATCAGCGCCGTGGCCCGGCCGGCCGTACGCTCCGCCGCCGGATTGTCGAACAGCCGCTCCAGCACCGCATGGACCAGCGTGCCCCGGGTAGCTGCCTCGCTGGGCTTCTCCGGCAGCCTGTCGATGACCCGGAACCGGTACAGCAGAGGACACTGCATGAAGTCACTCGCCCGCGACGGCGACAGGGACGAAGGGGGCTGCGGCGGCCGGGGCACGGAAGTCATGACGAAGACCCTACGACCCCCCACTGACACTCATCGGCATACCATCGACCACAGACCCTCGCACACTGCATGATCGTGCCGAACGGCACCGACCGAAGGGACCCCGTGGACGAGAGCGGCGACAGCGGCCGGCCGCAGCCCGGCGGAGGGGGAACCGACCCTGCCGCGCCCGAGAACGGCAAACCGCGACGCCCCCGAGAGCCGGGCGGCGGCCTCCTGATGGGCCGTCCCTTCGGTGTGCCGGT from Streptomyces sp. NBC_01707 includes the following:
- a CDS encoding PD-(D/E)XK nuclease family protein is translated as MQCPLLYRFRVIDRLPEKPSEAATRGTLVHAVLERLFDNPAAERTAGRATALIPGQWDRLLESKPELSDLFADDAEGERLSRWLAEAERLVERWFSLEDPTRLEPAERELFVETELESGLRLRGVIDRIDVAPTGEVRIVDYKTGKAPRPEYAEGALFQMKFYALVIWRLKGVVPRRLQLVYLGSGDVMTYDPVVADLERVERKLQALWEAIRLATETGEWRPRPTKLCGWCDHQAVCPEFGGTPPVYPLSVRAAESGQGVQGTMGPVRAGTGRPAAVEGP